In Haliaeetus albicilla chromosome 20, bHalAlb1.1, whole genome shotgun sequence, a genomic segment contains:
- the MTMR6 gene encoding phosphatidylinositol-3,5-bisphosphate 3-phosphatase MTMR6 encodes MEHIRTTKVEQVKLLDRFSTSNKSLMGTLYLTATHLLFIDSSQRETWILHHHIAAVEKLPLTTSGCPLVIQCKNFRIVHFVVPRERDCHDIYNSLLQLSRTAKYEELYAFSYNPKQNESEQVKGWQLIDLAEEYERMGVPNANWQLSDANRDYKICETYPRELYVPRTASKPIIVGSSKFRSKGRFPVLSYYHKNKEAAICRCSQPLSGFSARCLEDEHMLQAISKANPSNRYMYVMDTRPKLNAMANRAAGKGYENEDNYSNIRFQFVGIENIHVMRSSLQKLLEVSGTKGLSVNDFLSGLENSGWLRHIKAVLDAAVFLVKAIAVESASVLVHCSDGWDRTSQVCSLGALLLDSYYRTIKGFMVLIEKDWISFGHKFSDRCCQLDGDPKEISPVFTQFLESVWNLTEQFPQAFEYNEAFLLQIHEHVHSCQFGNFLGNCQKEREELKLKEKTYSLWPFLLDERKKYQNPLYNADFSPELTLLEPNTVSFNFKFWRNMYHQFDRSMHPRQCVFNLIMNMSEQNKQLEEDIKELEAKIKQRNGQSSAVPVKEHQQSAHPAPMALKTPPSFQKEQPLIPVNDAVRTIEGSNTADNRYSEFVAEFSKAEPAVVSLEYGVARMTC; translated from the exons ATGGAGCATATCCGCACCACCAAG GTAGAGCAAGTGAAATTACTAGATCGGTTCAGCACGAGCAATAAGTCATTGATGGGAACTCTGTACCTTACAGCAACTCATCTGTTATTCATAGATTCAAGCCAGAGAGAGACATGG ATACTACATCACCACATTGCTGCGGTGGAAAAACTTCCCTTGACTACTTCTGGCTGCCCCCTTGTCATCCAGTGCAAGAATTTCAGGATAGTTCACTTTGTTGTTCCCAGAGAGAGAGATTGTCATGACATTTATAACTCTTTACTTCAGCTGTCAAGAACAG CGAAATATGAGGAACTGTATGCCTTCTCCTATaatccaaaacaaaatgaatcTGAGCAAGTCAAAGGTTGGCAGCTTATTGATCTAGCAGAAGAATATGAGAGAATGGGAGTGCCAAATGCTAACTGGCAGTTGTCTGATGCAAATCGTGATTATAAG ATTTGTGAAACTTATCCTAGAGAACTTTATGTTCCCAGAACTGCAAGCAAGCCCATAATTGTTGGTAGCTCCAAGTTCAGAAGCAAAGGAAGATTCCCAGTGTTGTCATATTATCACAAAAATAAAGAG GCTGCAATTTGCAGATGCAGTCAACCTCTTTCAGGTTTCAGTGCTAGGTGCCTGGAAGATGAACACATGTTACAAGCCATCAGTAAAGCAAATCCTTCAAATCGCTACATGTATGTCATGGACACCAGGCCGAAG ctTAATGCAATGGCAAacagagctgctgggaagggCTATGAGAATGAAGACAACTACTCTAACATTAGGTTCCAGTTTGTTGGCATTGAAAATATTCACGTAATGAGATCCAGCTTACAAAAACTTCTGGAAG TCAGTGGCACGAAGGGTTTGTCTGTCAATGACTTTTTGTCTGGCTTGGAGAATTCCGGATGGTTGCGTCATATCAAAGCTGTGTTGGATGCTGCTGTCTTCTTAGTCAAG GCAATAGCAGTTGAGAGCGCGAGCGTATTAGTGCACTGCTCAGATGGCTGGGATAGGACTTCCCAAGTTTGTTCACTTGGAGCTCTCTTACTAGATTCCTATTACAGAACAATCAAAGGATTCATG GTCTTAATAGAGAAAGACTGGATCTCTTTTGGGCACAAGTTCTCTGACAG GTGTTGTCAGTTGGATGGTGATCCAAAGGAGATCTCGCCAGTCTTCACCCAGTTTTTAGAAAGCGTGTGGAATCTGACTGAGCAGTTTCCTCAAGCCTTTGAGTACAATGAAGCTTTCCTCCTTCAGATCCATGAACATGTCCATTCATGCCAATTTGGTAACTTCCTTGGAAACTGCCAAAAAGAGCGAGAAGAACTGAA ATTAAAAGAGAAGACATATTCCTTGTGGCCATTCCTTCTGGATGAACGAAAGAAATATCAGAATCCTCTGTATAATGCAGACTTTTCTCCAGAACTAACTCTTTTGGAGCCTAATACAGTATCATTCAATTTTAA GTTTTGGAGAAATATGTACCATCAGTTTGATCGAAGTATGCATCCCAGGCAATGTGTGTTCAATCTTATAATGAACATGAgtgaacaaaacaaacaactggaAGAAGACATTAAAGAACTGGAAGCT aaaataaagcagagaaatgGGCAGTCAAGTGCAGTCCCTGTGAAGGAACATCAGCAGTCTGCTCATCCTGCACCAATGGCACTGAAGACCCCTCCATCCTTCCAGAAGGAGCAGCCACTGATCCCTGTGAATGATGCTGTAAGAACTATAGAGGGCAGCAACACAGCAGACAATCGCTACAGTGAATTTGTGGCAGAGTTCTCGAAAGCTGAGCCTGCTGTAGTCAGCTTGGAGTACGGAGTGGCCAGGATGACCTGCTAA